The genome window ATAGCGCTAAAAATCAAATTGTCAGGTGCATCTACCTTTCCAGTCGCAAGATCCCTTAAGAGCATCATGCTAGCATCTATACCGTCACTTTCTCCCGGGTGAATCCCATTGTTGATCAAGATTTTAATGTTGTTCTCGTTTGCACTGTTCCAGTCAATGGACTTTCTTGAAAAACTTATGAGATGCAACGGCTGACCGCTATCAGTGAGTCCTACTTCCTCTAATTGAACACTAGTGAAGTCTGCAGCTAGCTTTTCGTAAAAAGCAATAACCTCTTCATAGGTAGCCGTTTGGTTACCATTCCCATTTTCAAAAGGCGTAGGATATGCTTTAGCGTCTTGAATAGCTTGAACAGCTTGTTTTTTACTGTCCGCCCCACAAGAGCTCAATAGCAAAGCAGCAACTAAAAGTGTGATAATTTTGTTCATTTTATGTTTTTATGTTTCTGTATTTTTTCACTCTAAGCTCTCATTTCTCAGCACTTGATCAATACGGCGTCAAAAGCCCCATCCACATCTATCGTACAAGTTCAAAACAGGATCACTTTTAAAACTTGGAGTAGCAATGGAGTAGTTTGATAAATAGAAAATCGTTCTCCTCTAACCTCCAACTTCCAACTTCCAACCTCCAGCTTACAACCTTATATCCTGACTGTATCCGGTACTAAACTGGTGTAATCACCATTATTTCTAATAACGTCTCTAACAATAGAAGAAGAGATATAACTTTTTCCTGAACTGGTAAGTAAAAATACGGTTTCAATTTCAGACAGTTTTCTGTTGGTATGGGCAATAGCTTTTTCAAATTCAAAGTCGGCTGGATTGCGCAAGCCTCTGAGTATAAAAGCGGCATTTTGTTCTTTACAAAAATCAATGGTCAGTCCAGAATAGGTCATCACTTTGATTTTATGTTCCTTTCCAAAAGCATCTTCGATAAATCTTTTGCGATCTTCTAGTGAAAACATATATTTTTTGTCGGCATTAATACCTATTGCGATTATAATTTCATCAAAGAGTCCCAATCCTCTTTCTATAATATCATAGTGACCTAAGGTAATCGGGTCAAAACTTCCTGGGAAAACTGCTCTTTTCATTTTTTATGGGTTTTGATGGTGTGTTCTATAAGGCGCGTCAGTACTGTTTTCAAGCTCTCACCAGAGGCTTTAATTTGTTTAGGAATGATGCTTTCTTCACTCATGCCAGGATTTGTATTGATTTCTATAAAGTGTGGGACATTATTATGAAAGATAAAGTCAGCTCTTGCTAGGCCTTTTAATTTTAGGATTTGGTAAATGCGGGAGGTAATATCCTGCACAGAAGTCATTTGTTCTTGAGGTATACGTGCAGGAGTTATTTCTTGAGACTTTCCTTGGTATTTTGCTTCGTAGTCAAAGAAGTCATTTTCACTTACTATTTCTGTAGGGAATAACACTTTAATTTTGTTTCCAGTTTGATACACACCTACCGAAACTTCTGTACCATCGAGAAAGGATTCAATAATAATCTCTTCATCTACGTCAAAGGCTTTCTCTAATGCAGCAGTCATTTCTTCCCTCTTATATACTTTAGAGACTCCAAAACTACTGCCACTGCGATTTGCTTTAACAAAGCAGGGTAGTCCTACGGCAGCAATTATATTATCGAGATCAATTGGATCGCCTTGATTGATATAAATATGTTCACCAGTTGTTATGTTCCAGGGTTTTAAAACAGCAATACAATCTCTCTTGTTAAAGGTTATGGCACTTTGATAATAATCACAAGAAGTCTGTGGAACATTAAGAAGTTCCAGCATGGCTTGTAACTTTCCATCCTCACCAGGAGTTCCATGAATAGTATTGTAACAACAATCAAAAGTTATTTTCTCGCCCGCTACCGATAAACTAAAATCATTTTTATCAATTTCATACCGCTCTCCAGCAGTGTCTTTATAGTACCAACCTTCTTTTAAAATCGCTACAGCATAGATCCTATAAAGATCAGTGTCTATGTGCTGTGCAATGACAGCGCCACTTTTCATGGAGATTTCCCACTCGTGAGAATAACCACCCATTAATACTGCAATGTTCTTCATAAGTTCATTTTTCGCTTAAGCGTAAACAACAAAGTTAAAAAAGATGTCGTTCTAAGAACCTATTCTATCCTTATCTTTGTTCAATATATTAACGGTTTGAAAAAAAATACAGTTTTTCAACCTTTAAAAACATTAAAATTCTATGAATTTCTTCAGATTCATTTTTACTAAAACCTTTTGGATTCAAGTAGTTATAGCTGTTGTGGCAACTATAATACTCTGTTTTGCTTATTTATTTTGGCTGGATTGGTACACCAACCACGACCAGAGAATAGAA of Nonlabens sp. Ci31 contains these proteins:
- the coaD gene encoding pantetheine-phosphate adenylyltransferase; translated protein: MKRAVFPGSFDPITLGHYDIIERGLGLFDEIIIAIGINADKKYMFSLEDRKRFIEDAFGKEHKIKVMTYSGLTIDFCKEQNAAFILRGLRNPADFEFEKAIAHTNRKLSEIETVFLLTSSGKSYISSSIVRDVIRNNGDYTSLVPDTVRI
- a CDS encoding D-alanine--D-alanine ligase — its product is MKNIAVLMGGYSHEWEISMKSGAVIAQHIDTDLYRIYAVAILKEGWYYKDTAGERYEIDKNDFSLSVAGEKITFDCCYNTIHGTPGEDGKLQAMLELLNVPQTSCDYYQSAITFNKRDCIAVLKPWNITTGEHIYINQGDPIDLDNIIAAVGLPCFVKANRSGSSFGVSKVYKREEMTAALEKAFDVDEEIIIESFLDGTEVSVGVYQTGNKIKVLFPTEIVSENDFFDYEAKYQGKSQEITPARIPQEQMTSVQDITSRIYQILKLKGLARADFIFHNNVPHFIEINTNPGMSEESIIPKQIKASGESLKTVLTRLIEHTIKTHKK